From Yersinia hibernica, a single genomic window includes:
- a CDS encoding HAD family hydrolase, translating into MDLALFDLDETLISDDSSGLWMRWLVDEGIAAPELAEQEQYLMKQYYQGSLSMSCYMESTLSPLVGKHIAEVAGWVERFIERDILPRVYPQARKLLNWHRNRGDYIVIISATGEHLVTPIARYFSANAALSIGVTVENSRYTGKTYGILTYREGKVERLKQWLLASPQLDFQRSYGYSDSINDKPLLEYVDHAAVINPGTELVDLAILHDWDIHHWQRR; encoded by the coding sequence ATGGATTTGGCCCTGTTTGATCTTGATGAAACGCTGATAAGCGATGACAGTTCTGGCCTATGGATGCGCTGGTTAGTGGATGAGGGGATTGCTGCTCCCGAACTGGCAGAACAAGAGCAGTATTTAATGAAACAGTACTATCAGGGAAGCCTGTCTATGTCCTGTTATATGGAATCAACCTTGTCACCGTTGGTTGGAAAACATATTGCTGAAGTGGCCGGCTGGGTTGAGCGCTTTATTGAGCGCGACATTTTGCCCCGCGTCTATCCGCAAGCCAGAAAGCTCCTGAACTGGCACCGTAATCGTGGTGATTACATCGTGATTATCTCAGCCACTGGCGAGCATTTGGTCACTCCCATTGCGCGGTATTTCTCCGCCAATGCAGCATTGTCTATTGGCGTAACAGTGGAGAATAGCCGCTATACCGGTAAGACTTACGGTATCCTGACTTATCGCGAGGGTAAAGTTGAACGGCTTAAGCAGTGGCTGCTGGCATCGCCCCAATTAGACTTCCAGCGGAGCTATGGTTACAGTGATTCAATCAATGATAAACCGCTATTGGAATATGTTGATCACGCCGCAGTGATCAATCCGGGCACTGAATTGGTGGACTTGGCCATCTTACATGATTGGGATATCCATCATTGGCAACGGCGTTAA
- a CDS encoding isopenicillin N synthase family dioxygenase, whose protein sequence is MSHQNLSNQSPVNADTLPLLDLSLLKGTDEERQEFLVALRHAARDIGFFYLTGHGIDPALLQQIQTLSREFFALPDDEKLAVAMVRSPHFRGYNHAASELTRGQPDWREQFDIGAERTPLPLTPDTPSWARLQGPNQWPAALPELKPTLLQWQREMTGMALRLLRAFALALNLDENAFDELYGDKPNEHIKLIRYPGRETTQSGQGVGAHKDSGFLSFLLQDQQRGLQVEVEEGRWIDAVPRPDTFVVNIGELLELASNGYLRATVHRVETPPAGTDRLSIAFFLGARLDAVVPLYQLPVALAAKARGPASDPDNPLFRDVGLNYLKGRLRSHPDVAERYYPEQIAPLAVAAPVSSTY, encoded by the coding sequence ATGAGCCACCAAAACTTAAGCAATCAATCACCGGTTAATGCAGATACATTACCTTTATTGGACCTTTCATTGCTGAAAGGCACTGATGAGGAACGTCAGGAATTTCTCGTCGCCTTACGCCATGCTGCCAGAGATATTGGATTCTTTTATCTGACCGGACATGGTATTGACCCCGCGTTATTACAACAAATCCAAACCTTATCCCGTGAATTCTTTGCTCTGCCTGATGACGAGAAGCTGGCCGTTGCCATGGTGCGCTCCCCGCATTTTCGTGGTTACAACCACGCGGCTTCGGAACTCACACGCGGTCAACCCGATTGGCGTGAACAGTTTGATATCGGCGCTGAGCGCACGCCATTGCCACTGACCCCCGACACGCCAAGTTGGGCCAGACTGCAAGGCCCAAACCAGTGGCCAGCAGCGCTGCCTGAATTAAAACCGACATTATTGCAATGGCAGCGCGAGATGACCGGCATGGCACTGCGCTTACTGCGCGCCTTTGCGTTGGCATTAAATTTGGATGAAAACGCATTCGATGAGTTATATGGCGATAAGCCCAACGAACATATCAAATTGATTCGCTACCCGGGGCGCGAAACCACCCAAAGTGGGCAGGGGGTGGGGGCGCATAAAGACTCCGGTTTCCTCAGTTTCTTGCTGCAAGACCAGCAACGTGGTTTACAAGTTGAGGTGGAAGAGGGGCGCTGGATTGATGCGGTGCCCCGGCCAGACACTTTTGTGGTCAATATCGGTGAACTGCTGGAGCTGGCCAGCAATGGCTATTTGCGCGCCACGGTGCATCGGGTGGAAACCCCACCGGCGGGAACTGACCGTCTGTCTATCGCCTTTTTCCTCGGCGCGCGCCTCGATGCGGTGGTGCCCTTGTATCAACTGCCGGTTGCTCTGGCGGCAAAAGCGCGTGGGCCGGCCAGTGACCCGGACAATCCCTTGTTCCGCGATGTGGGGCTTAATTATCTCAAAGGGCGCTTGCGCTCTCACCCGGATGTTGCTGAGCGCTATTACCCCGAGCAAATTGCACCTTTGGCAGTCGCCGCTCCGGTCAGTTCAACTTATTGA
- a CDS encoding glutathione S-transferase family protein, which yields MLTVWGRNNSTNVKKVLWCLEELGIDYQRIDAGGQYGKLNDPLYRALNPNGLVPCLQDDDFILWESNTIVRYLAAQYGENTLYLPEAKQRAAAEKWMDWATSSVVEPFKAVFIGLVRTAPELQDKAKIAHGIEQLNTLMAIANEALSKQPYLSGDKFGLGDIPLGCLAYAWFNLPIERPQLPHLQHWYQHLTQRPAFQKVVDIGLS from the coding sequence ATGCTGACAGTGTGGGGGCGAAATAATTCGACCAATGTCAAAAAAGTGCTTTGGTGTCTGGAAGAGTTGGGTATTGACTATCAGCGAATAGATGCCGGAGGCCAGTATGGCAAGTTAAATGACCCGCTGTACCGCGCATTGAATCCCAACGGCCTGGTGCCTTGCCTGCAAGATGACGATTTTATTCTATGGGAGTCCAACACTATTGTGCGTTATTTAGCCGCACAATATGGTGAAAATACACTTTATTTACCCGAAGCAAAGCAGCGGGCGGCGGCTGAGAAATGGATGGATTGGGCGACATCCAGTGTCGTAGAGCCATTTAAAGCCGTGTTTATCGGGCTGGTGCGCACGGCACCGGAATTACAGGATAAAGCCAAAATTGCCCACGGTATTGAGCAATTGAATACATTAATGGCGATTGCAAATGAAGCCCTGAGTAAACAACCTTATCTTTCAGGCGATAAATTTGGTCTCGGCGATATCCCATTAGGCTGTCTGGCTTACGCCTGGTTTAATCTGCCTATTGAGCGCCCGCAATTACCCCATTTACAGCATTGGTATCAACATCTGACCCAGAGACCAGCATTCCAAAAAGTGGTAGATATTGGCCTGAGCTGA
- a CDS encoding ABC transporter ATP-binding protein: MTSGLRIENFNAGYPKRPVIHNLAVPLLPRGKITLLLGPNGSGKSTLLRAIAGLNRAQGQLWLDGDDLMQMPFSQRAEKVVYLPQSLPAGVHLHVLESIIVAQRACGGRSNASSEAEVLALLEQLGIAHLALSYLDQLSGGQKQLVGLAQSLIRQPSLLLLDEPLSALDLNYQFHVMDLVRRQTRQRNIITVMVVHDINIALRHGDHVLMLQNGTLIADGLPHEVITPHSLAKVYGVKGRIEHCSQGTAQVLIDGLVAQPAI; this comes from the coding sequence ATGACTTCCGGCTTACGTATTGAAAATTTCAATGCGGGTTACCCGAAGCGCCCGGTGATCCACAACTTGGCCGTGCCATTGCTGCCACGCGGTAAAATCACCCTATTGCTGGGGCCCAATGGCAGCGGTAAATCGACGTTATTACGCGCCATAGCAGGTTTGAACCGTGCTCAAGGGCAGCTGTGGCTAGATGGCGATGATTTGATGCAGATGCCATTTAGCCAGCGAGCCGAAAAAGTGGTGTATTTGCCGCAATCACTACCCGCGGGGGTGCATCTGCATGTTTTGGAATCAATTATCGTGGCTCAGCGGGCTTGCGGTGGGCGCAGCAACGCCAGCAGTGAAGCTGAGGTGCTGGCGTTGCTGGAACAACTGGGCATTGCCCATTTGGCACTCAGTTATCTGGATCAACTCTCCGGCGGCCAGAAGCAATTAGTGGGCTTGGCGCAGTCCCTTATTCGCCAGCCATCTTTGCTATTACTGGATGAACCGCTGAGTGCGCTTGATCTTAATTATCAATTCCATGTGATGGATTTGGTACGCAGGCAAACTCGTCAGCGCAATATTATTACCGTGATGGTCGTGCATGACATCAATATTGCCTTGCGTCATGGTGACCATGTGCTGATGTTACAAAACGGCACGCTGATTGCTGATGGTTTACCGCACGAGGTCATCACGCCGCACAGTCTGGCCAAGGTCTATGGTGTGAAAGGGCGGATTGAGCACTGTTCTCAAGGCACTGCGCAGGTATTAATTGATGGGTTGGTGGCGCAACCGGCTATTTAG
- a CDS encoding ligand-gated channel protein yields MTFRKSNSALLIIAAIISSQTSAAETNTTTTETMVVTASGFQQRIQDSAASISVVTREQIENKAYRDITDALKDVPGVVVTGGGSHSDISIRGMSAKYTLILVDGKRVDTRGTRPNSDGSGIEQGWLPPLAAIERIEVVRGPMSSLYGSDAMGGVINVITRKVGKEWHGTVRADATLQEDSKSGDIYQTNAYASGPLIDGLLGLKVSGLLSHRSEDKIVDGYNEQRLRNGAATFTLTPDDKNEFDFDIGHYVQDRNSTAGRSLPLNGKSSDVQYDRNNYAITHHGYYDFGNSTSYVQRDETRNPSREMKSVDNIFNSQTSFLFDSHTLILGGQYRYEELYDEGNQLASASDLTKLTRWSWALFAEDEWQMTNDFALTGGIRMDQDENYGTHWTPRLYGVWHLAEQWTLKGGVSGGYRSPDLRQATENWGQITGGRGDPAIIIGNANLKPERSLSQEIGILWDSQEGMNAGVTLFNTDFKDKITEVRRCTDTTGNASGQCMINGTSYKFISDRTNVDKAMTRGVEATFGWDINKDWSLTSNYTFTQSEQKSGQFSGQPLNQMPKHMLNGTLNWQTSEELATWIRANYRGKTSEYLNRTSMGKTTPSYTFVDLGANYQLTKEFRLMGGVYNVLDKRVDIEVNDKVLDGRRYMIGASYDF; encoded by the coding sequence ATGACTTTTAGGAAATCGAATTCTGCGCTGTTAATCATCGCGGCAATTATCTCATCTCAAACATCTGCTGCTGAAACCAATACCACCACGACAGAGACTATGGTGGTAACAGCATCAGGCTTCCAGCAACGTATTCAAGATTCTGCGGCATCTATTTCCGTTGTCACCCGCGAGCAAATTGAAAATAAAGCTTACCGCGATATTACTGATGCGCTGAAAGATGTGCCGGGAGTGGTTGTCACCGGTGGCGGGAGTCACAGTGATATTAGTATTCGTGGCATGTCGGCGAAATACACTTTAATTTTGGTTGATGGCAAGCGGGTTGATACCCGCGGTACGCGGCCAAATAGTGATGGTTCGGGCATTGAGCAGGGTTGGTTGCCACCGCTGGCGGCCATTGAGCGTATCGAAGTTGTACGCGGCCCAATGTCATCTTTATATGGCTCGGACGCTATGGGCGGGGTAATTAACGTTATTACTCGTAAAGTGGGTAAAGAGTGGCACGGCACCGTACGCGCTGATGCGACATTGCAGGAAGATTCCAAGTCCGGTGATATTTACCAAACTAACGCCTATGCCTCTGGCCCATTAATTGACGGTTTACTGGGATTAAAAGTCAGCGGCCTACTTTCTCATCGTAGCGAAGACAAAATTGTTGATGGCTATAATGAGCAACGCCTAAGAAATGGCGCTGCGACATTTACGCTCACCCCGGATGATAAAAACGAATTTGATTTTGATATTGGCCATTATGTGCAAGATAGAAATTCAACCGCTGGGCGTTCATTGCCATTAAACGGTAAAAGTAGTGACGTACAATATGACCGTAATAATTATGCGATTACTCACCACGGTTATTATGATTTTGGTAACTCGACCAGTTATGTTCAACGCGATGAAACCCGTAATCCATCGCGGGAAATGAAAAGCGTCGATAATATCTTTAATAGCCAAACTTCATTCTTATTCGACAGCCACACCTTAATTCTTGGCGGCCAATATCGCTATGAAGAATTATATGATGAGGGCAACCAGTTAGCCTCTGCCAGTGACTTGACGAAACTAACCCGCTGGAGTTGGGCGCTGTTTGCTGAAGACGAATGGCAGATGACCAATGATTTCGCGCTGACCGGCGGTATCCGTATGGATCAAGACGAAAACTATGGTACCCACTGGACGCCGCGTTTATACGGTGTTTGGCATCTGGCGGAGCAATGGACATTAAAAGGCGGGGTATCCGGCGGCTACCGCTCACCTGATTTGCGCCAAGCAACCGAAAATTGGGGGCAAATCACCGGTGGTCGTGGTGATCCGGCCATTATTATTGGTAATGCCAATCTGAAACCAGAAAGAAGTCTCAGCCAGGAAATTGGTATTCTCTGGGATTCCCAAGAGGGTATGAATGCCGGTGTGACGTTATTTAACACTGATTTTAAAGATAAAATTACCGAGGTACGCCGCTGTACGGATACCACGGGTAATGCCTCCGGCCAGTGCATGATTAATGGCACCAGCTATAAATTTATCAGTGACCGCACCAACGTCGATAAAGCCATGACGCGCGGTGTGGAAGCCACTTTTGGTTGGGATATCAACAAAGACTGGTCACTGACCTCTAACTATACTTTTACTCAATCTGAGCAAAAAAGCGGGCAGTTCTCTGGCCAACCATTGAACCAGATGCCAAAACACATGCTAAATGGCACCTTGAACTGGCAAACCAGTGAGGAACTGGCCACTTGGATTCGGGCTAACTATCGCGGTAAAACCTCGGAATATCTTAACCGCACCAGCATGGGGAAAACCACGCCGTCCTACACTTTCGTTGATTTAGGCGCTAACTATCAGCTAACGAAAGAATTCCGTCTAATGGGCGGAGTTTATAACGTACTGGATAAACGAGTGGATATCGAAGTGAATGACAAAGTTCTGGATGGTCGCCGTTATATGATTGGTGCCAGTTACGATTTCTAA